The following proteins are co-located in the Antricoccus suffuscus genome:
- a CDS encoding branched-chain amino acid ABC transporter permease — translation MTQTVREGRVASENGSPAGTGSSARRSLIWDDFGLRMRWRLLIALVCSALTIAVGAQSSSHEIYLITVIVMWALVAACLNIVFGLAGQLALGQGAFLALGAYIGVIGTGRFDWSGWVSLAVAGTAAAIITLLLGMVIFRARGLYFALLTTGLALVAYEVAEVWTSVTGGTAGVSTSGPIALGGAAKPFRLWPFTIDEDQSYLVLGTVVLALVLLATTVILRRKTGASWLAIREDETLAASVGIGVAKGKRIAFVLASVLVALVGVIYGHWLGYVLPENFSFATASFGPLAMVVIGGSGSIAGPVIGAVVVAGLPEMFRGLQSLSTLAYGALLLFVMLLMPSGIGGLFKQGWRWAVRRFRRPADTSQTKDGNDRDN, via the coding sequence ATGACACAAACCGTGCGCGAAGGTCGCGTGGCTAGCGAGAACGGGTCCCCGGCGGGAACAGGGTCATCAGCTCGGCGAAGTCTCATCTGGGATGACTTTGGGCTGCGAATGCGGTGGCGTCTGCTGATTGCACTCGTGTGCTCTGCTCTGACGATCGCGGTCGGAGCGCAGTCGTCAAGTCACGAGATTTATCTGATCACGGTCATCGTGATGTGGGCGCTGGTGGCTGCCTGCTTGAACATTGTGTTCGGACTGGCGGGCCAACTTGCGCTGGGGCAGGGCGCTTTTCTCGCACTAGGGGCCTATATCGGCGTCATCGGAACCGGTCGGTTTGACTGGAGCGGCTGGGTGTCCTTGGCGGTCGCCGGAACAGCCGCCGCGATCATCACACTGTTGTTGGGCATGGTGATCTTTCGCGCCCGTGGACTGTATTTTGCACTACTCACCACGGGTCTCGCCCTCGTCGCGTACGAGGTCGCCGAGGTGTGGACGTCTGTCACTGGAGGCACGGCCGGGGTGTCCACCTCTGGACCGATAGCGCTCGGTGGAGCGGCGAAACCGTTTCGGCTGTGGCCGTTCACAATCGATGAAGATCAGAGCTACCTGGTCCTCGGGACAGTCGTGTTGGCCCTCGTGCTGCTGGCCACCACTGTAATTCTACGGCGGAAAACTGGCGCCTCGTGGTTGGCCATTCGCGAAGATGAGACCCTGGCCGCGAGCGTCGGAATCGGCGTTGCGAAAGGGAAACGGATCGCTTTCGTCCTGGCGTCAGTTCTCGTGGCGCTGGTCGGTGTTATTTACGGTCACTGGCTCGGTTATGTGCTTCCGGAGAATTTCTCCTTTGCGACCGCATCCTTCGGACCACTCGCCATGGTAGTGATCGGTGGCAGCGGGTCGATTGCCGGACCGGTCATCGGCGCGGTCGTCGTAGCGGGGCTGCCCGAGATGTTTCGCGGCCTGCAGAGCCTGTCGACACTCGCGTACGGCGCACTGCTGCTGTTCGTCATGCTTTTGATGCCTAGCGGGATCGGGGGCCTTTTCAAACAAGGATGGCGATGGGCGGTGCGGCGTTTTCGTCGGCCTGCGGACACGAGCCAAACAAAGGATGGCAATGACCGAGACAATTGA
- a CDS encoding ABC transporter ATP-binding protein, with translation MSLVVKQLVAGYGERTIIHGIDLEVEQGEVVAVLGTNGVGKSTLLRTLAGLQPATSGQIRFEGRDITRTRAHRRVQQGLVLVPEGQQSFPAMSVFENLELGARVRAKSATDTTDRIAAVIDLFPRLGERRNQAAGTLSGGERQMLAIARAMLTEPSVLMLDEPSQGLAPIIIDQLAETINEIARTTTILVVEQNLTIPSICASRIVVIEEGAISLGGSPDAVLSDDRVVHAYLGI, from the coding sequence ATGAGCCTGGTTGTGAAGCAACTCGTCGCGGGCTATGGCGAACGGACGATCATCCACGGCATCGACTTGGAGGTCGAGCAAGGCGAGGTAGTAGCCGTGCTCGGCACGAACGGCGTCGGCAAGTCGACCTTGTTGCGCACACTTGCCGGACTACAGCCGGCGACATCAGGGCAGATCCGGTTCGAAGGACGCGATATCACTCGTACCCGCGCCCATAGGCGAGTGCAGCAAGGATTGGTGCTCGTCCCCGAGGGACAGCAGTCGTTTCCGGCGATGTCGGTGTTCGAGAACCTTGAGCTTGGCGCTCGTGTCCGGGCGAAGTCGGCGACTGACACCACGGACAGGATTGCTGCTGTCATCGACTTGTTCCCGCGCTTGGGAGAGCGGAGGAACCAGGCGGCAGGCACGCTGTCAGGTGGCGAACGTCAGATGTTGGCGATCGCGCGCGCAATGCTCACCGAGCCCTCGGTACTCATGCTGGACGAGCCATCACAGGGTTTGGCGCCGATTATCATCGATCAACTTGCCGAGACGATTAACGAAATCGCGAGGACCACCACGATCTTGGTCGTCGAACAGAACCTCACCATTCCGTCGATCTGCGCTAGCCGAATCGTCGTTATCGAGGAAGGCGCGATTTCACTTGGTGGTTCGCCGGACGCGGTGCTGTCCGATGACCGGGTGGTGCACGCCTACCTGGGAATCTAG
- a CDS encoding CoA transferase codes for MLEGITVLEVGDEPAVRFCGWIFAMNGAAVTRLGQRTPSGRTDKWSDAYLNTHKVVQDSETLSKTGFQEMVAGADVVIGDSNIDWTLYAAVSAVTGTVDAFATDGPYAGWRGTELVYATLGGATGYTFTRDDEPVYGYGDRFQYLAGMYLYQSLCSCLLQADLNGPLEESYTTPRVRVSNFESVVSLLPYLTTQYEYNKVESTKEQSGPRFVSRCTDGFIVSYAGFAWEPIAKTLDRLDLLEDPRFVDNSARFENMATLGIVLDEWASNKTVAEACRAGAQYNVAITDIRSPEAALGDESLSQRGAWCDVEMDGRQGRVPAAPYTVDGGRPHISASEVVA; via the coding sequence ATGCTTGAAGGCATAACAGTATTGGAAGTCGGCGACGAGCCGGCGGTGCGTTTCTGTGGCTGGATCTTCGCGATGAACGGGGCCGCAGTCACGCGGCTCGGGCAGCGCACGCCGTCAGGACGCACCGACAAATGGAGTGATGCCTACCTCAACACACACAAGGTCGTGCAGGACAGCGAAACGCTGAGCAAAACTGGTTTTCAGGAGATGGTTGCCGGCGCCGACGTTGTCATCGGTGACTCGAATATCGACTGGACGCTGTATGCAGCCGTGTCTGCCGTCACTGGCACGGTTGACGCATTCGCGACAGACGGACCATACGCAGGCTGGCGCGGAACCGAACTCGTCTACGCGACACTCGGCGGTGCTACCGGGTACACCTTCACGCGGGACGATGAGCCGGTCTACGGGTACGGCGACAGGTTTCAATACCTGGCCGGAATGTACCTCTACCAGTCACTGTGCTCGTGCCTGTTGCAGGCCGACTTGAACGGGCCGCTCGAAGAGTCGTACACCACCCCGAGGGTCAGAGTGTCGAATTTTGAGTCCGTGGTCTCGCTGCTTCCGTACCTCACCACGCAATACGAGTACAACAAGGTCGAGTCGACGAAAGAGCAAAGCGGGCCACGGTTTGTTAGCCGGTGTACTGATGGATTCATCGTGTCGTACGCCGGGTTCGCGTGGGAGCCGATCGCGAAAACTCTGGACCGCCTGGACCTTCTCGAGGATCCACGGTTCGTCGACAACAGCGCTCGATTCGAGAACATGGCGACACTGGGGATAGTTCTGGATGAGTGGGCCTCGAACAAGACTGTCGCCGAAGCCTGCCGCGCTGGTGCGCAGTACAACGTCGCGATTACCGACATCCGTTCGCCTGAGGCTGCTCTCGGCGACGAGTCACTCTCGCAACGGGGTGCATGGTGTGACGTCGAAATGGATGGTCGGCAAGGGCGAGTCCCGGCGGCGCCGTACACCGTGGACGGCGGCCGTCCTCACATCTCTGCGAGCGAGGTCGTCGCGTGA
- a CDS encoding IclR family transcriptional regulator, which yields MNTLSNGLGAVEVLADGRLTLRQLADALGLPRQTAYRIVHTMDLLGWLERRQSDDTYGLTTRLWGIGVRSHEATDLREIWAETVNRLGDQTGETVHLAVYDQGFSVYIGKHDGWHPIRSYTKLGGRSPAYCVATGKVLLAARPAEEITRLIHGDLTKFTATTMTEPSELRDELAKIRNEGHAVNSGEYRAEVGGIAVPIRSPLGDVIAAIGFSGPLERIQNKFAELLEALKKATSTR from the coding sequence TTGAATACTCTGTCCAACGGGCTTGGTGCGGTTGAAGTTCTCGCGGATGGGCGGCTCACATTGCGGCAGTTGGCCGATGCTCTTGGCCTACCGCGGCAAACGGCCTACCGGATCGTCCACACGATGGACCTCCTGGGATGGCTCGAACGCCGCCAATCCGATGACACGTACGGGCTCACTACGCGCTTGTGGGGGATCGGCGTTCGTTCACATGAAGCCACAGACCTGCGCGAAATTTGGGCGGAAACGGTAAATCGCCTCGGCGACCAGACCGGTGAAACCGTCCATCTTGCGGTTTATGACCAAGGGTTTTCCGTATATATAGGGAAACACGACGGTTGGCACCCTATTCGTAGCTACACGAAGCTTGGGGGGCGCTCGCCGGCGTACTGCGTGGCTACCGGAAAAGTGCTGCTCGCGGCCCGACCGGCCGAGGAGATCACCCGGCTCATCCACGGTGACCTCACAAAGTTCACCGCGACCACGATGACCGAGCCCTCTGAGCTGCGCGACGAACTCGCGAAGATCCGGAATGAAGGGCACGCCGTAAACAGCGGTGAGTATCGCGCCGAAGTCGGAGGAATCGCGGTGCCAATTCGTTCACCGCTCGGAGACGTTATCGCCGCGATTGGCTTCTCTGGTCCGCTCGAACGTATCCAAAACAAGTTTGCCGAGCTCCTAGAAGCACTCAAGAAGGCCACATCCACACGTTGA
- a CDS encoding branched-chain amino acid ABC transporter permease, with protein sequence MSLLLQQIVNGLVLGGAYVLIALGLFLVFTALHIPNFAHGEMYALGAFLQYTLVVGLGMNFFVGVALSAVGVAVIGALLEISVFRRLASRTLITVLVGSLALSIVIQELLVMVWGKDVLAVPAPMQGMVQIGGIRITTYRLLIIVVVMVVAAIAGWLVYRTSYGRQVRALAQNREIAEMTAINVGGIGTITFALGAGLAGIAGALLAPTVAIEPRMGFHPTLVAFMILVVVGGGGRMLSIVLGGFLIAAIEVLAGSYISHVAQGIVVFALLVVFLSVRPEGAIRQGGVQKVTL encoded by the coding sequence ATGTCCTTGCTCCTGCAACAGATTGTCAACGGACTCGTCCTCGGTGGGGCTTATGTCCTCATCGCACTCGGACTGTTCCTCGTTTTCACCGCTCTGCACATACCGAACTTCGCCCACGGTGAAATGTATGCGCTGGGCGCCTTCCTGCAATACACCTTGGTCGTCGGGCTCGGGATGAACTTCTTCGTCGGCGTCGCGTTGAGCGCCGTCGGCGTCGCAGTCATCGGTGCGCTGCTGGAGATTAGCGTCTTTCGACGGCTCGCCAGCCGCACCCTCATCACCGTTCTAGTGGGTTCGTTGGCGTTGTCCATCGTGATCCAGGAACTACTCGTGATGGTCTGGGGTAAAGACGTTCTCGCCGTCCCGGCGCCGATGCAGGGAATGGTTCAGATCGGCGGGATCAGGATCACGACCTACCGACTGCTGATTATCGTCGTGGTGATGGTCGTGGCCGCGATCGCTGGATGGCTGGTGTATCGGACGTCGTACGGGCGTCAGGTACGGGCTCTGGCGCAGAACCGCGAGATCGCGGAGATGACCGCAATCAACGTGGGTGGCATCGGCACCATCACATTTGCGCTAGGAGCGGGGCTCGCCGGGATCGCTGGTGCGCTGCTCGCACCGACGGTCGCCATTGAGCCGCGGATGGGATTTCACCCGACGCTCGTCGCGTTCATGATCCTGGTCGTGGTCGGCGGGGGAGGCCGCATGTTGTCGATCGTCCTCGGTGGTTTCTTGATCGCGGCGATCGAGGTGCTGGCGGGAAGCTATATCTCCCATGTTGCGCAGGGCATCGTGGTATTCGCGCTACTGGTCGTGTTCTTGTCGGTCCGACCTGAAGGGGCCATCCGTCAGGGTGGGGTGCAGAAGGTGACGTTATGA
- a CDS encoding CoA transferase, with protein sequence MLIESAMETGDPYDWEQRFGAEGVPCGAVRSLAEALQHPQLAHRNLLQDVETPLGTVPLAGIGFELAHGSAAVTRPAPLVGQHTEEVLLEAGYSREAIANLQSQKTVTLATI encoded by the coding sequence GTGTTGATTGAGTCCGCGATGGAGACGGGCGATCCATACGACTGGGAGCAACGCTTCGGCGCGGAGGGTGTCCCGTGCGGTGCTGTGCGTTCACTCGCCGAGGCACTACAGCATCCCCAACTCGCCCACCGAAACCTGCTCCAGGACGTCGAGACTCCACTAGGAACGGTCCCATTAGCCGGAATCGGATTCGAGCTTGCGCACGGAAGCGCGGCCGTGACTCGGCCGGCACCTCTGGTAGGTCAGCACACCGAAGAAGTCCTCCTTGAGGCCGGATACAGCCGGGAGGCGATCGCCAACCTCCAATCTCAGAAGACAGTCACTCTCGCGACTATCTAA
- a CDS encoding ABC transporter ATP-binding protein — MTETIDKTVVLAAEKITARFGGIVALKDVDLAVRRGSVLGLIGPNGAGKTTLVNVLSGLIQPTSGRIRFDGVHRSWTLGKAARSGVARTFQASTVFREFSVVENVSIGGLNSKRPVDPHQILDRVDLGGRAHEVAGSLSFGELRRLGVAIALSTAPKVILLDEPGAGLTGHDLTMLANLIRGIRDDGTGVVLVDHNMRFLMNTVDSVVVLEGGMVIAEGSPEEIQRDQRVLAAYLGSHE, encoded by the coding sequence ATGACCGAGACAATTGACAAAACTGTTGTCCTCGCCGCCGAGAAGATCACTGCTCGTTTTGGCGGTATCGTGGCGCTGAAGGATGTCGACCTCGCCGTACGTCGCGGCAGCGTACTCGGACTCATCGGTCCCAACGGGGCAGGGAAGACAACGCTCGTCAATGTACTGAGTGGTTTGATCCAGCCAACCAGCGGGCGAATACGCTTCGATGGCGTGCACCGAAGTTGGACCCTCGGCAAGGCCGCGCGATCCGGGGTAGCGCGAACATTCCAAGCTTCCACGGTGTTCCGCGAGTTTTCCGTCGTTGAGAATGTCTCGATCGGAGGACTCAATTCGAAGAGGCCTGTTGATCCACATCAGATCCTCGATCGAGTGGACCTGGGCGGACGAGCCCACGAAGTTGCAGGGAGCCTGTCGTTCGGTGAGTTGCGGAGATTGGGCGTTGCCATCGCTCTGTCTACCGCACCTAAAGTCATCCTGCTCGACGAACCGGGAGCCGGGCTAACCGGTCACGATCTGACGATGCTCGCGAACCTGATTCGCGGTATTCGCGATGACGGTACGGGCGTTGTGCTGGTGGACCACAACATGCGGTTCTTGATGAACACCGTCGACTCCGTTGTCGTGCTTGAGGGTGGAATGGTCATCGCAGAGGGCTCGCCTGAGGAGATACAACGTGATCAACGCGTGCTTGCCGCCTATTTAGGGAGCCACGAATGA
- a CDS encoding CaiB/BaiF CoA transferase family protein, with product MLPDFSARATAQQNQIEDHQPFAGIRILDFTRYFAGPFGTFQVGMLGADVVKIETAEGDESRYSYSAASSDDRWATAGISPSFMALNVNKRSIALDLKQPGAMEVIKRLARDADVVWENFRPGVMDRLGIGYDALAQINPQLIYCSVSGFGNNGPERNTASFDGKIQAMSGIMKINGDPGGGPMRAGIALADATAGLTAAFAVASALYQRTVTGRGQFVDVAMYDSMLSLMADQVANYTVLGQLSPQAGNQAVSGKPTGHRFRCGNGYVVLAVVTERQFESLVRTLGRPEILDDPRFATWGRTRRKPRRTPSVD from the coding sequence ATGCTGCCCGATTTCTCGGCGCGCGCAACAGCTCAACAGAATCAGATCGAAGATCATCAGCCATTCGCGGGCATCCGCATCTTGGACTTCACTCGCTATTTCGCTGGACCGTTTGGCACATTTCAGGTCGGCATGCTCGGTGCCGACGTCGTCAAGATCGAGACAGCCGAGGGTGACGAAAGCAGATACTCGTACTCAGCTGCAAGCTCGGACGATCGCTGGGCCACCGCTGGTATTTCGCCAAGTTTCATGGCCCTGAACGTCAACAAAAGGAGCATCGCGTTGGACCTGAAGCAGCCAGGCGCGATGGAAGTAATCAAGCGGCTGGCTCGCGATGCAGATGTCGTGTGGGAAAACTTCCGACCCGGTGTTATGGATCGCCTCGGAATCGGCTACGACGCTCTCGCGCAGATCAACCCCCAGCTGATCTACTGCTCGGTCTCGGGTTTCGGCAACAACGGTCCGGAGCGGAACACGGCGAGCTTCGACGGGAAGATTCAAGCTATGTCCGGCATCATGAAAATTAATGGTGACCCTGGAGGCGGTCCGATGCGCGCCGGGATTGCCCTTGCCGACGCCACCGCGGGCCTCACCGCCGCCTTCGCCGTGGCCAGCGCCCTATATCAACGCACGGTCACTGGCCGCGGACAGTTTGTCGATGTCGCGATGTATGACTCGATGCTGAGCTTGATGGCTGATCAAGTCGCGAACTACACCGTGCTCGGCCAGCTAAGTCCCCAAGCCGGAAACCAAGCGGTGTCGGGCAAGCCGACTGGACACCGATTCCGGTGCGGAAACGGTTACGTCGTCTTGGCCGTCGTAACCGAGCGCCAGTTTGAGTCCTTGGTCCGGACACTGGGACGTCCCGAGATACTCGACGATCCGAGATTTGCGACATGGGGCCGCACGCGGCGAAAACCGCGAAGAACTCCGAGTGTTGATTGA
- a CDS encoding ABC transporter substrate-binding protein, whose protein sequence is MSKSRSRTGMLIAVACAFALALTGCSGSSGSDDDGPIKIASIAPMTGPSAVYGETVVATFQHVVDKVNKDGGVEVTGKKRKLKLSVYNDEGKAQGAVAVSHEALDDGNSIILGPFNSGSTSAVQPSMGKSDAAWLLYSATVEGATANPNVFQTAGDQDAANKGLVDYLDAHPDLKRIAVITDQTHTALMGSHDELIKQIKGAGREIVADQAEKLGDTDFNSQVSEVISAKADLYILRANPTEAALITKQMRQLGGTMEIMWVATLTNAQQLKIMGGEDYMTNVTRSSPAYSLDTFVADGNPTAVALNKALGDKAGGYSAFAYDAMMTVIAALEKSDGVDKESLSKALAGLKADELDKTTLNQFTPQAKGLVFKDRRVSVPAITAVWQMGTGWVVVKDTK, encoded by the coding sequence ATGTCGAAATCTCGATCACGCACAGGAATGCTGATCGCTGTCGCATGCGCCTTTGCTCTTGCCCTCACGGGCTGCTCAGGAAGTTCGGGCAGTGACGACGATGGGCCAATCAAGATCGCTTCTATCGCGCCGATGACCGGACCGTCGGCCGTATACGGCGAGACAGTCGTGGCGACGTTCCAGCACGTTGTCGATAAGGTCAACAAAGATGGCGGGGTCGAGGTAACCGGTAAGAAGCGAAAGCTGAAGCTGAGCGTTTACAACGACGAAGGCAAGGCGCAGGGAGCCGTAGCGGTCAGCCACGAGGCACTCGACGACGGAAACTCAATCATTCTTGGCCCGTTCAACTCTGGATCGACCTCGGCAGTTCAGCCATCGATGGGGAAGTCGGATGCAGCCTGGCTGCTCTACTCCGCCACCGTCGAGGGCGCTACCGCCAACCCGAATGTCTTCCAGACGGCGGGGGACCAAGATGCGGCGAACAAGGGGCTTGTGGACTATCTCGACGCGCATCCTGATCTGAAGCGGATCGCTGTGATCACCGACCAGACGCACACGGCGCTCATGGGGTCGCACGACGAGCTGATCAAGCAGATCAAGGGCGCAGGCCGGGAGATTGTCGCCGACCAGGCCGAGAAGTTGGGTGACACCGACTTCAATTCACAGGTCTCGGAAGTTATCAGTGCCAAGGCCGATCTGTACATCCTGCGGGCGAATCCGACCGAAGCCGCGCTCATCACGAAGCAGATGCGCCAATTGGGCGGCACGATGGAGATCATGTGGGTCGCCACGCTGACCAACGCCCAACAATTGAAGATCATGGGCGGCGAGGACTACATGACCAACGTGACGCGGTCCTCCCCGGCGTACAGCTTGGACACGTTCGTCGCGGACGGTAATCCGACCGCCGTCGCGCTGAACAAGGCGCTGGGTGACAAGGCAGGTGGCTACAGCGCCTTCGCCTACGACGCCATGATGACCGTCATCGCGGCACTCGAGAAGTCCGACGGGGTAGATAAAGAGTCCTTGTCCAAGGCGCTTGCGGGCCTCAAGGCCGACGAGCTCGACAAGACCACCTTGAACCAGTTCACCCCACAAGCCAAGGGACTTGTCTTCAAGGACCGCCGCGTGAGCGTGCCTGCCATAACCGCTGTCTGGCAGATGGGAACGGGTTGGGTCGTTGTCAAAGACACCAAGTAA
- a CDS encoding ABC transporter ATP-binding protein, with amino-acid sequence MSVSIEIDGVSKTYDRPGAPPVKALTHTDLTLNEGEFFSLVGPSGCGKSTILNMVAGLLDSTSGSLRIAGSPVTGPNPSTGIVFQKATLLRWLTVYENVLLPAKVANAISTSTRDMADHLLQLTGLSDFKDRYPSELSGGMQQRAAIVRALVNNPTVLLMDEPFSALDEFTRETLNDELLRLWTERPKTVLFITHNITEAVYLSDRIGVMNTKPGRLKEIVEVKLARPRSPELRTDAAFYDIVRRVRGLIGPMHEETESRVGAA; translated from the coding sequence ATGAGCGTAAGTATCGAGATCGACGGCGTATCGAAGACCTACGACCGTCCCGGCGCTCCGCCGGTTAAAGCCTTGACGCACACCGACCTGACTCTTAACGAGGGCGAGTTCTTCTCGCTCGTTGGGCCGTCCGGATGCGGCAAATCAACCATCCTGAACATGGTCGCTGGTTTGCTTGACTCGACAAGCGGATCGCTCCGGATCGCCGGAAGCCCGGTGACCGGACCCAACCCAAGCACCGGCATCGTGTTTCAGAAGGCAACGCTCCTTCGATGGCTCACCGTTTACGAAAACGTACTCCTACCAGCAAAGGTCGCGAACGCGATCAGCACATCGACGCGGGACATGGCCGATCATCTGCTGCAACTTACGGGATTGAGCGATTTCAAAGATCGTTATCCATCCGAGCTCTCCGGTGGAATGCAACAACGTGCGGCCATCGTGCGGGCGCTCGTCAACAACCCAACAGTCTTGCTGATGGATGAACCGTTCTCCGCACTTGACGAGTTTACTCGGGAGACTCTCAACGACGAGTTGCTGCGGTTGTGGACCGAGCGTCCGAAGACGGTCCTATTTATCACGCACAACATCACCGAGGCGGTGTACCTCTCCGATCGAATCGGGGTCATGAACACGAAACCAGGCCGGCTCAAGGAGATCGTCGAGGTGAAGCTCGCGCGCCCGCGGTCACCGGAGTTGCGCACCGATGCCGCGTTCTACGACATCGTCAGGCGAGTGCGGGGGCTTATCGGGCCCATGCACGAGGAGACCGAGTCGCGCGTAGGTGCCGCATGA
- a CDS encoding ABC transporter permease has translation MTTTAAEHLTMTTPDRTEEEYATIAAAQRRTARRHSRIRNLSMQVGVLVVVIGVWIVAAQNEWVTPLLLPKFSAVLDAFEAGLIQGQWWPHIGITMQETALGFVIGVALGLIVGALFAFVKPLHTAFYPYVIALMSFPKIAIAPLLIVAFGYDLTPKVIIATMLAFFPVMTSATAGLGEVNPDELNLMKAMGASKLDELRYLRIPNAMSYVFPSLDVALIGALLGAVAAELIGAQGGLGYVLSQGQAYGDVAGMYGVLILLAILGALMHTVITLVRRLLPMSVVPKSENK, from the coding sequence ATGACGACCACAGCAGCGGAGCATCTCACGATGACAACGCCGGACCGGACTGAAGAAGAGTACGCGACGATCGCGGCGGCCCAGCGGAGAACGGCCCGACGCCATAGCCGGATCCGGAATCTCTCGATGCAGGTTGGGGTTCTCGTCGTCGTCATCGGCGTGTGGATTGTCGCGGCGCAAAACGAGTGGGTTACACCGCTTCTGCTTCCGAAGTTCAGCGCGGTTCTTGATGCCTTCGAAGCGGGGCTGATCCAGGGGCAGTGGTGGCCGCACATCGGCATCACGATGCAGGAGACCGCGCTCGGATTTGTCATCGGTGTCGCACTTGGGCTGATAGTCGGAGCGTTGTTCGCATTTGTTAAGCCGCTGCATACGGCGTTCTATCCCTACGTGATTGCGCTGATGAGCTTCCCGAAGATCGCGATCGCTCCTCTCTTGATTGTCGCCTTTGGCTATGACCTGACTCCCAAGGTCATCATCGCGACAATGCTGGCCTTCTTCCCGGTAATGACCAGCGCGACCGCCGGCCTCGGTGAGGTCAACCCGGACGAACTCAACCTCATGAAGGCAATGGGTGCCAGCAAATTGGACGAATTGCGCTACCTACGGATACCTAATGCCATGTCGTACGTATTTCCATCGCTCGACGTCGCTCTCATCGGCGCGCTGCTCGGCGCTGTCGCAGCAGAATTGATCGGCGCTCAAGGGGGCCTCGGATACGTGCTCTCGCAGGGACAGGCATACGGCGATGTCGCGGGAATGTACGGCGTACTGATCCTGCTCGCCATTCTCGGCGCGTTGATGCACACCGTGATCACGCTCGTTCGCAGACTGCTGCCGATGAGCGTCGTACCCAAATCAGAAAACAAGTAG